From the genome of Medicago truncatula cultivar Jemalong A17 chromosome 2, MtrunA17r5.0-ANR, whole genome shotgun sequence:
GTGTGCAAGAATTATTTACAAACCCTGACAAGTCCACAAACAAGTCAGCTTCCTCAAAGTGACTACTGCTATCTAGATGCAAAAGTTCAGCAGAAGAGAGGTGAGTTTCTGATTCGATGTCAATGAATTCATTATCAACACTTTCAAAGTCACTCAGAAGATTGTAGTCAGCGAAGACAAAGTCATGTTCTACGAAAGGTGATAAAAACTCTGCGGGCATATTACCCATTTCATCCCGTGTTGAAATTTCAGCATGCCGAACTTCACCCCCAGAAGAGCTATTATTGTCCCCCTCAGGTTTAAAATGCCTCGTCGTTGGTATTTTCTGAAGCCCTGACCCAGAGATGGTGTTACGCTCAATGCCTGCATCTAACTCGGGTTCTGTAATCAGTTCAGCATCTGAAAAAGGAAACGGTGGAGGATTGTTCTCTGGTATAGAAACATCCTCAGCAGGAAACTCATTTTCTCTTGTGTCAGTCAGTGTTTCAGAACCAAAATCTTCTCCAGAATGGTTCTTCTTGGAAGCCTGTGAGTGTGACTTCTCTGCATCTAACTCTAACTGGGGTTCTGTAATCAGTTCAACATTTGAAAGAGAATACGGAAAAGGGTTGTTCTCTTGTTTAGAAACAGCCTCTGAGGGAAAAACCGGATTAACAGGCTCACATGCTCTAATGTCAGCCAGTATTTCAGAACTAGAACCTGCTCCAGAATGCTTCCTCTTGGAAGCCCGTGAGCCTGACTGCTCTCCAACTTGCTCCTTGCACACCAAATCAGAGTAAGGACACACGGGTGACTTTATCTTCCGACATCTGCAACATTTGAAGCCCAGCACAGAAAATATTTTGGACTCTTCAAGTTCAAGAGCTTCAGCATGATACCACCCTGTAAAGCCCACATGCAAAGATTAGATAATAAATTGCAAGCAGTTAAAAAGTATTATCACttatagagaaaaaaacttACGGGTACATGTTTCACAGCCTATATACATTAGATCAGATCTATATCGCTTATGGCACAAGTGACAAACAGGTTCAAATTGAGGCAAGCTTGAACGTCCCTTCAGAAGTACTTTCTTTAGCCTGAAATCAATGCCTGTATTTTCATTGTTATTCTTTTTCCATACAATACCCCAAGAGGATTTTTTGCCACTGCTTTTTGTTTCAAGAGGGGAATGGGAAGCAACTTTTTTCATGTCGGGACGACAATCATTTTCCCTGGTAGATCTCGGTATTTGATCATCACATTTAGGCACTGGTTCCATCAAAATTGTCAAAGAGCCCCCATTTAAAAGTAAGGTACTGTTTGAAGATTTGTTAACGGTCTCTTTTTGATAACATTGTTTGCATGTGGTCAAGAACTCAATATTTGTATAGGTAGAGAATGTTGAATCTATTAAACAGCCCTCGTGACAATGACCTGACAAATGTAGCACCCATATGCAACAAAATGTTAAactaaaacacaaacaaatatcaaataaaataaataaaacaaagacacgaacaaaatcaaataatataaaaagacaCAGTgctgattatttatttatttatggtcGTTCATTTGCTTTTATTCTAGGAAGAACGGttcattttataagaaacaaaaaatatcacattTCAAGAATTCCCAAAAACATTAGAACAGAATACTATAGTAAATAGAAGGATGATGCATGAGGTACCTTGACATACACTGCACTTGAGAGCACTCCTGTAATTCaaacaagagaaagaaaaaaacggAGGTTTTAGGGTGAATAGGtgttaaaagaaaagaagtaaGGGATACCATAGAATCATGAGAAAAACTATAACCAAGTCGGGGTAATTACCTAAATGAAACACACTGCTCACATACGGAACATGATAACAGTTCCAAATTGTCTCTCTTGCACGTGAGGTAAGAAAATATGTCCTTCCAGATAGCATTCAACCGCTTTTTGTGCCATTGAGATGCGATATTCAAGTTATCTTTATGAGATGgctcttttttgtttcttacttCATACTCTTTTACCAGATATAAAGGAATGCGTTTTTCAGAAAACCATAACTTCTCTCCTTCTGGCACTTCTTCTATTTCAGCGATCTTCCTTACCCGAGAAGGAATAATCTTTTGGCTCCCAAAAGCTATGGCATAGGATGTTTTCCCCTTTGCAAACTTTTTGTCATAAATATTTGCATTTCTAAAAGCAGAAACTTCAGTATCTTGACCTTTTCCATCCTGGAGGTTATACTCCGGCCGAATCAGATCAATCCATCTGATGTAAAAATCCAGATATCGAACCTGGTGCAAATAATCATATCAAATATCATCAAGTTATTGTTGTCGGATCCAATATACTGCAATAAATCTTATAGTAATCAAAGGGGAACCTGAAGTGCAAGCTGTGATGCATTTCTACTCATTTCAACTGCAGCTCTCCAAACCAGCTGTCGGCTTCTTTTAGGAATTTCAGAGACATCAGGATAGACAATGCCCAAAATTTTCCTCAAACCTCCTGTTGcacaaacaacaatcaatgGTTTTTTTATTCCCAAACAAATTTACACAagcacaaaaaaaattcaaaattctatCAGTGGATAACCGATATTTGATCAACCAAGCATCAATCTATTTACTGCCTCTGTTCcttttaaattattgttttaacCAATGTTCCTTTTAAATTGACGTCTTAAGGTTGTTTACACataccaataaaataaaaaagttgttacTTTTGATAGAAATGTTTGTCTTTTTCATATAATACCCTTATCTATCTCACTTAACACACATTTCTCTCTGCAATAAATAGTAAAGGAAAAAtttgacaaaacaaaaataaatactacTTTCAACTttgaaacaataaataaaaaggaataaaacacgcttaaaaataaatactaataaTTTGTTTCCAGTTAATCATAGTAAAAACATGTACTTCAAGAAATACCTTGCCTAGCTGCTTTTCTGACCATGAATTTTGGCAATGCAGCTTTCTGAAATACAGATTTGGTAAATTTGTCATTCAACCAGCCAAAGTTTTCACGGCATTTGTTGGCTGTATATTTGATAGGTAATTGTTTTCTACATCTGCCGCATGATGCACGTTCCTGTGTTGTTCCAAGAGTAGATGCATCACTGTGGATTGTGAGAGATTCAACCAACCACTCATCCGTGGGATTCACCCAGTCACCAGAAAAAGCGATTGTGCGAATGTTCTCCTCAAGCTGAAAATGGAAATTTATTACCCAtagaaaaacatataattacacatcaaataattaataaatccccctaatttttaaaaaataaaataagtaattacTTACTTTGAGTAAAAGTGACTTTATGTTACTAAATGAAGTGACCCTTTCCATTTGTTTACGCCATAGCTTTCTACAGTTTTCACTACGAAAGGGCCCATCTACTAAACCATTTAAGCTTTCCTCCAAATATATGACATACGCTGAAATGCTAGGGCTAATTCCTTCTCCACTCCTTACAGGAGCAAGACCGGAAAGTATTTTGGCGGCGCTTTTGGTAGCAGTTATAGCAGCATGATTTAACATGCACCCTTTCTTGCTCGAAACAGAGGATTTACAAGAAAGGCACCAGCAACACCTCTCTCTTATAACCTCCCCAAGCTTCTTGTCAGAATTTGGCCAAAAGAAGCGTGAAGCTGTTAGTGAGAATGCTTTTGCTACCAAGGAAGGGTTGTCAGGTGTAGCTTTCTTCAAGTCAGACACATGACCCTCTGATCTAGAATCCTCTGAAGAAAGAATGGCCAATTTAGCAGCAGCAGATGCAGCAAAATCACCattcatatatttattaatgTATGACTGAGGTTTATAGGAGCAACCCATATACACAAAATCACTAGTGATATTTCCGTTTGGAACACATAGGTGTGAAGAGCTTTCTGGAATATTCCAGTATTGTAACACTGCCATGCAAATACTGGAGTACAAAGGTCTATGTTGCACAGAATCATAAAGCACTTGAATAACTTTACGAACGTCATTCTGATTGTAGTACTTATGACAAAACTCGGCACTGTTGACATTTAGCCTGCAATCGTAAATGACATTACATTAAAACCTCAAAATTAGTAAGTGCAGCTACATTGAAAATAATGCCCAAAAGTAAAATGATTAAGAGAACGAAATCAAAGCGCAGATTTAAGTCTAAGGGAAGAAAATATAACTGGACTCTGAATTTCATTAACTTCCAAGTAAAGCACATTTATCCgacataaaaaatgaaggaattaAAGAAACACAGCAGATTTTGAACTTACACAAGTAAGTGGTCGCAAGTACCAATGAAAAGCTGCCCGTACAAATCATTACCAAATGTTTCAGCCCCTTTAAGAGATGTTCCAGGTGCAATTGTTGGCccaatcatatttattttgcattCTGGACAATGCCATGGCCCTTCTGGTATATACATCTTATACACACCAATACACCTTGAATGATAAGCAGCGGGACATCCATCACAACAAAGCAAGGTCCCATCCATGCCACAGAGGCGACATTCATCACCATTCTTGTCAACCTCGTCCTCAGAATTAGCAGGTAAGTTCACAGCATCTAATTTTGAAACAAACTTTGTGGGTTCTTCATCCTGGCAATTGGTAGTTTTGGCATATCGTCGATGGACTCTTTTAGGTCCATTTTCAGCAATAGGACTGTCCTCAGCATCATAATTCTTCCCGAGCTCCGACGCTTTACGCATGTTCATTTCAGCTTTAAGCTCCTCAGACTCCAAAACATTCTCGCAAAGAATTTGCAATATTACTAACTTCCTACTTGCAGGCAATGAGTAATAATCGCCGTTAAAAATCTCGTTGTAGAATCCATTCCACTCAGACCCCTTAATGTATCCATTAACTGCTAAATATTCAATTAAGAAAACAGGCCAAGTCAATGTATCAAGCAAGCTCCATTCACTGCACCTGGAATAatacatattaaaatttaaattgatgtctttttcaatagaaataaaaaatataataagagtcttgctaacaagaaaacaaaaagtagAAACTTTAGAATAACAACTTTTAAACATTCAAAAAGTTGAATATACCCTTTTTCACCATTTCCCAAGagaatatttctattttaatttattaacaaGTGTCATAAGGACACTCTTTAGTATTTTTCCCAATAATAACCTCATAAAATGAATAACACCAGTGCATGTCTGTTGGTGAACGAATTAAAACATATTAATAGAATTCTACAATTATGTAGATGATTTGATGTCCTCTCTCCTCCGTAAAAACcagtcaaaaaagaaaacagaattAGCTGCTTTCAAGTTCCTCTATAGCAAATTCTAAGGTGTGCCCAGTTATATTAGGTTGACTAATATATATGTTTCTCTTAAGATATAATATGACCACACTTACATACAGTTTCATAGATTACAGGATCATAGGTACTGTATGAGTTGTTTTCCACTAAAAGTGACAACTGTCCATAACTACGTTTGCAGAACTTCCTTCAGAATCTCATCTTTCATGCTATTTTCGGTGAAAGCATAAGCTACAGAATCTACAGTAACTAAGGATTTTATGCAATGTTGTCAATTACAGATTGCGGAAGatagcagtttgttcaaattccgctgcGCTATAGCAGAGCGGCTGTTTGACAACTGATTGTATGTGAATTTTGCCCAATGCTATATCAGGTTACACTCTACTGTTTTTAATGGAATAGAGTTTAGAGCTCTAATGTACACAAAACAGTCAACAATATAATCATAAATTAACCTGAGGAGGAAGAAGCATAATACCTAAGGCATTGAGATGCAACCGTTGATCCCTCAGATGCAAGATGTTCAAGATGACGTCTCAGAGCACGCATTAAAGAATTATGAACAGCATCAACCAACGTATTTGGAACTCGACAGTTAAGAGCCCCGACGAAATCATCCAAACTAAACGGATAAAGAAACAATCGAATACTGAATGATCGTAAGAATCCATATACCGAAAACAAGTACGAAACATACTTCTCCGGCACACCAATAGTTCCTGAAGACGGCGGTAACTCCAAAGGCGGCGACAATTCTGATGCCACCAGCAATTCAACCGGTATCTCAGCATCCGAACACAAATCCCTAGAATCATCGTCCATAACATCTCGTGAATCCTCTTGATCTTCCGCATTCAATTCTCTAGATTCTTCAATAATCTTATTCAACAACGATTGTTCCAATTCATTCTTTCTTCGAATCAAATCATCGTCGAAATCGCAATCCTCAATGAGAATTCTACGAATAGCGCTACTATCCAAATCCTCAAAAACACCGTTCTCATACTCCACTCTGTAAAAACCGATTTCATAACTCATAACTTTTCCGATTTGAACGGTTTctgaaaactctttcaaaacaCATCGTCCAATCAATACAATCGGCTTCTTCAATTCAACGGTTACAGtttctttcccttttcttcTCGGTTTCCGCGGTCGACCTCTCCGTTTTGGTGGTTCCGACGCAAAATCCCCCGATGGTGGCGCCATCGGTGGTGGTGTAAATTGTTACGGCTTTTGTTTGCGGAAGTTCAGTGTAAATTGTTAGGGTTTGAAGAATTGTGCTGGTTTTATATGACTGAAATAATAATAGCTGTTAAGCATGCGCGAGCGCTTGTGACAGATTATAGGGCTGTTATGTGATTGGGTCGTCAACCCGTTTAAACGTAATTAAAATATCAGCTTAATTGCATTTTCGATTTTAAGTATTGCGACTATGTGATTTTgacctttattttttcttttaacgaAATTGGTTtcatatgttttttcttatttttttagggaatacgTCAATTAATAATTGGGAGTTGGTTTCTAATGGGGTTTTGTGCTAATCCATGAGTCACCCTGTTAGCTTGTTTTTGGTTAAACTCTACCTTAGATTTGGTAAATTGAGGGATAAGTAGTTTATCAACAATGATTAATAATGCTTCCAAAATTAGTGTTACTGATATTGTTACTATTCACAAAATAAACGACGAGCTTCTAATCCAAAGAGAAATCATTAACAAATTATGAacattaatttttgtaaaaaagtaaATATCAAAGTACTGAATATTCTAGTTCCTAAGCACTTGCGGTGTGCTATACTTTTTGAATTGAGCGGTACAAACAAAAAACCTTGGATAAGAGGTTAAGGTTTCAATTTTGGCTGACtggaaaaatttgaaaaatattaatctgTGCAAATAAATAGTCAGATGAGCAACATAAAAACCTGCTTATCACCCGACGAGCAATTTGTAAATCATGCTCATGCAATGTCACGAGGCAAAAAAATCCAATATGAAAACTAGGGAGTATGATTCAACCAATAAGGCTCTGGAGCATTCAACCAAACTGATGGATATGAAATCATGTTGAAAGCCAGCTCACTCGATCAAAAACTGGGTCGGCAGGCACTGGAGAAGCTGAGATGATATGTAAAAGGAAAAATCACAGCACCTTGCATTCTATTAAACCATGCCAGctcataatatattttgctCAAGTTCGGCAGCAGAGGATTCAACTCGTCTATACATGTCACCTGAACTATTCCGTGTGCATATTCATTGAGACATCTGGAAAGGTTGCTGCTAAAATTATGTGATTGGATGATGACTAGTTCAGCTATTGCCATTCCCTGCAATTCCCGCACTTCCAATCTCCAAGCCTAGATGATGATTCAATCCAGGGTGAGCAATTACTGTGAATCCACATCCGACAAATCTGACAAGAGAGATCGGGGGCTGGTTCTGTTTGTGAACATTGCCAACAATTGTGAACATTACCATTTGATGAAATTGTAGGACTCTGATTGTTCTGTAAACTAGTAGTTGCACATTCTTCAAGAACACCTAGCGTGCAAGAATTTTTTACAAACCCTGACAAGTCCCCAAACGTGTCAGCTTCCTCAAAGTGACTACTGCTATCTAGATGCAGAAATTCAGAAGAAGAGAAATGGGTTTCTGATTCAAAGTCCATGTATTCATTATCAACAATGTCAAAGTCACTAAGAAGATTGCAGTCAGCAAAGACAAAGTCCTGTTCTATGAAAGGTGATAAAACCTCTGCAGGCAGATTACCCATTTCATCTCGTGTTGAAATTTCAGCATGCCAAACTTCACCCCCAAAAGAGCTATTATTGTCCCCCTCAGGTTTAAAATGCCTTGTCGTTTGTATTTTCTGAAGCCCTGACCCAGAGATGGTGTTACGCTCAAAGCCTGCATCTAACTCGGGTTCTGTAATCAGTTCAACGTCTGAAAGAGAAAACGGCGGAGGATTGTTCTCTGTTTTAGAAACATCCTTTGTAGGAAAGATAGGAGTAGCAGGCTCACTTACTCTTGTGTCAGCCAGTGGTCCAGAATCTGCTCCAGAATGGTTTTTCTTGGAAGCCTGTGAATGTGACTTCCCAGCATCTAACTTTAACTTGGGATCTGTAATCAGTTCGATATCTGAAAGAGAAAATGGCAGTGGATTGTTCTCTGGTTTAAAAACATCCTCAGCAGGAAAGATAGGAGTAGTAAACTCACTTGCTCTTGTGTCAGCCAGTGTTCCAGAACCAGAACCTTCTCCAGAATGGTTTTTCTTCGAAGCCTGTGAGTGTGACTTCTCTGCATTTAACTCTAACTTGGGTTTTGTAATCAGTTCAACATTTGAAAGAGAAAACGGAAAAGGGTTGTTCTCTTCTTTAGAAACAGCCTCTGAGGGAAAAACCGGACTAGCAGGCTCACATGCTCTAAGGTCAGCTACTGTTTCAGAACTAGAATCTGCTCCAGAACGCTTCCTCTTGGAAGCCCGTGAGCCAGACTGCTCTACAACATGCTCCTTGCGCACCAAATCAGAGTAAGGACACACGGGTGACTTTATCTTCCGACATCTGCAACATTTGAAGCCCAGCATAGAAAATATTTTGGACTCTTCAAGTTCAAGAGCTTCAGCATGATACCACCCTGTAAAGCCCACATGCAAATATTAGATAATAAATTACAAGCTGTTAAAAAGTGTTATCACTTATAACTAGAGAAAAAAACTTACGGGTACATGATTCACAGCCTATATACATTAGATCAGATCTATATGGCTTATGGCACAAGTGACAAACGGGTTCCAATTGAGGCAAGCTTGAACGTCGCTTCAGAAGTACTTTTTTTAGCCTGAAATCAATGCCTGTATTTTCATTGTTATTCTTTTTCCATATAATACCCCAAGAGGATTTTTTGCCACTGCTTTTAGTTTCCAGTGGGGATATTCGGCAACTACTTTTTGTTTCAAGAGGGGAATGGGAAGCAACTTTTTCCATGTCGGGACGACAATCATTTTCCCTGGTAGATCTCGGTATTTCATCATCAAATTTAGGCACCGGTTCCTTCAAAATTGTCAAAGAACGCCCTTTTAAAAGTACGGTACTGTTTGGAGATTTGTTAATGGTCTCTTTTTGAGTAGGTAATCTGGCATGATAACATTGTTTGCATATGGTCAAGAACTCAACATCTGTATAGGTAGAGAATGTTGAATCTATTGAACAGCCCTCATGACAATGACCTGACAAATGTACCACCCATAAGCAACAAAATGTTAAaccaagaaacaaacaaaaatcaaatcaaacaaataaaaccaagacacgaacaaaatcaaataataaaggcttaaatgaagttttggccccctatgtttgccatcgtagcaattttggccccctaacaaaaaaaatgcaattttgaccccctaatttTGTCATGTTTAgaaaaatatgctcttttggccccttatctttacaaaaaagttgtgattttggcccctTTTTTGGGGCACGTGGCGGCTTCTCAACATAGTTGGGAAAAtgagggggtcaaaattgctaCGAAGGCAAACATAGAGGgccaaaaatgcatttaagccaataataaataaaaaaaccctatgctgattatttatttatggtcGTTCATTTGCTTCTATTCTAGGAAGAACGGttcattttataagaaacaaaaaatatcacataTCAAGAATTCCCAAAAACATTAGAACAGAATACTATAGTAAATAGATAGAAGGATAATGCATTAGGTACCTTTACATACACTGCACTTGAGAGCACTCCTGTAATTCAAataagagaaaggaaaaaaaaccgAAGGTTTTAGAGTCAATAggtgttaaaagaaaaaaaggaagggaTACCATAGAATCGTGTGAAAAACTATAACCAAGTCAGGTAATTACCTAAATGAAACGCACTGCTTACATACAGAACATGATAACAAGTCCAAATTGTCTCTCTTGCACGTGAGGTAAGAAAATATGTCCTTCCAGATAGCATTCAACTGCCTTTTGTGCCATTGAGATGCGATATTCAAGTTATCTTTATGAGATGgctcttttttgtttcttacttCATACTCTTTTACCAGATATAAAGGAATGCGAGTTTCAGAAAACCATAACTTCTCTCCTTCTGGCACTTCTTCTATTTCAGCAATCTTCCTTACCCGAGAAGAAATATGCTTTTGGCTCCCAAAAGCTATGGCATAGGATGTTTTCCCCTTTGCAAACTTTTTGTCATAAATATTTGCATTTCTAAAAGCAGACACTTCAGTATCTTGACCTTTTCCATCCTGGAGGTTATACTCCGGCCGAATCAGATCAATCCATCTGATGTAAAAATCCAGATATCGAACCTGGTGCAAATAATCATatcaaatatcatcaaattattGTTGTCAGATCCAATATACTGTCATACATCTTATAATAATCAAAGGGCAACCTGAAGTGCAAGCTGTGATGCATTTCTACTCATTTCAACGGAAGCTCTCCAAACCAGCTGTCGGCTTCTTTTAGGAATTTCAGAGACATCAGGATAGACAATGCCCAAAATTTTCCTCAAACCACCTGTTTCCCAAACAACAATCAACGGTTTTTTTACTCCCAAACAAGTTTACacaatcacaaaaaaaattcaaaattctatCAGTGGATAACCGATATTTGATCAACCAAGCATCAATttatttactccctccgttccttttaaATTGACGTTTTAAGGTTATTTACACGTACCAATAAAATCACTAAGTTGTTACTTTTGATAGAATTGTTTGTCTTTTTCCTATAATACCCTTATCTATCGCGCTTCACACATTTCTCTCTGCAATAAATAGGAAAGGAAATatttgacaaaacaaaattaaatactaCTTTGAACTTTGAAACAATTTGTAAAAAGGAATAAAAGATTTCTTAAAAAACGACGCTTAAAAATGAATGGAGGGACTAGCTAATAATTTGTTTCCAGTTGATCATAGTAAAAACATGTACTTCAAGAAATACCTTGCCGAGCTGCTTTTCTGACCAAGAACTTTGGCAATGCAGCTTTCTGAAATACAGATTTGGTAAATTTGCCATTCCACCAGCCAAAGTTTTCACGGCATTTGTTGACTGTATATTTGATTGGTAATTGTTTTCTACATCTGTCGCATGATGCACGCTCCTGTGTTGTTCCAAGGGTGGATGTATCACTGTGGATTGTGAGAGATTCAACCAACCACCCATCCGTCAGCTTCACCCAGTCGCCACAAAAAGCAATTGTGCGAATGTTCTCCTCAAACTGAAAATGGAAATTTATTACTCAtagaaaaacatataattacacACCAAATAATTAATCCccctaattttaaaaaataaaataaataattacttACTATAAGTAAAAGTGGCTTTATGTTACTAAATGATGTGGCCCTTTCCATTTGTTTCCGCCATAGCTTTCTATAGTTTTCACTAAGAAAGGGCCCATCTACTAAACCATGTAAACTTTCCtccaaatatataacatatgttGAAATACTGGGGCTAATTCCTTCTCCACTCCTTACAGGAGCAAGACCAGAAAGTATTTTTGCAGCGCTTTTGATAGCATATATAGCA
Proteins encoded in this window:
- the LOC25487491 gene encoding DDT domain-containing protein PTM, translated to MAPPSGDFASEPPKRRGRPRKPRRKGKETVTVELKKPIVLIGRCVLKEFSETVQIGKVMSYEIGFYRVEYENGVFEDLDSSAIRRILIEDCDFDDDLIRRKNELEQSLLNKIIEESRELNAEDQEDSRDVMDDDSRDLCSDAEIPVELLVASELSPPLELPPSSGTIGVPEKYVSYLFSVYGFLRSFSIRLFLYPFSLDDFVGALNCRVPNTLVDAVHNSLMRALRRHLEHLASEGSTVASQCLRCSEWSLLDTLTWPVFLIEYLAVNGYIKGSEWNGFYNEIFNGDYYSLPASRKLVILQILCENVLESEELKAEMNMRKASELGKNYDAEDSPIAENGPKRVHRRYAKTTNCQDEEPTKFVSKLDAVNLPANSEDEVDKNGDECRLCGMDGTLLCCDGCPAAYHSRCIGVYKMYIPEGPWHCPECKINMIGPTIAPGTSLKGAETFGNDLYGQLFIGTCDHLLVLNVNSAEFCHKYYNQNDVRKVIQVLYDSVQHRPLYSSICMAVLQYWNIPESSSHLCVPNGNITSDFVYMGCSYKPQSYINKYMNGDFAASAAAKLAILSSEDSRSEGHVSDLKKATPDNPSLVAKAFSLTASRFFWPNSDKKLGEVIRERCCWCLSCKSSVSSKKGCMLNHAAITATKSAAKILSGLAPVRSGEGISPSISAYVIYLEESLNGLVDGPFRSENCRKLWRKQMERVTSFSNIKSLLLKLEENIRTIAFSGDWVNPTDEWLVESLTIHSDASTLGTTQERASCGRCRKQLPIKYTANKCRENFGWLNDKFTKSVFQKAALPKFMVRKAARQGGLRKILGIVYPDVSEIPKRSRQLVWRAAVEMSRNASQLALQVRYLDFYIRWIDLIRPEYNLQDGKGQDTEVSAFRNANIYDKKFAKGKTSYAIAFGSQKIIPSRVRKIAEIEEVPEGEKLWFSEKRIPLYLVKEYEVRNKKEPSHKDNLNIASQWHKKRLNAIWKDIFSYLTCKRDNLELLSCSVCEQCVSFRSALKCSVCQGHCHEGCLIDSTFSTYTNIEFLTTCKQCYQKETVNKSSNSTLLLNGGSLTILMEPVPKCDDQIPRSTRENDCRPDMKKVASHSPLETKSSGKKSSWGIVWKKNNNENTGIDFRLKKVLLKGRSSLPQFEPVCHLCHKRYRSDLMYIGCETCTRWYHAEALELEESKIFSVLGFKCCRCRKIKSPVCPYSDLVCKEQVGEQSGSRASKRKHSGAGSSSEILADIRACEPVNPVFPSEAVSKQENNPFPYSLSNVELITEPQLELDAEKSHSQASKKNHSGEDFGSETLTDTRENEFPAEDVSIPENNPPPFPFSDAELITEPELDAGIERNTISGSGLQKIPTTRHFKPEGDNNSSSGGEVRHAEISTRDEMGNMPAEFLSPFVEHDFVFADYNLLSDFESVDNEFIDIESETHLSSAELLHLDSSSHFEEADLFVDLSGFVNNSCTLGVPEECATTSLQNNLRPTTSSNVHNCWQCSQTEPAPDLSCQICRMWIHSKCSPWMESSSRLGEWKCGNCREWQ